Genomic segment of Perognathus longimembris pacificus isolate PPM17 chromosome 11, ASM2315922v1, whole genome shotgun sequence:
TTATTAGGGAAATGTGAAGATTTTAGATGAACTTTGAGATGTGTACTATATAACCAGGGAATGATTGGGACATGGAGAATTCTGCAGAGGCCACAGTTCAGTAGCTGATGCCAACAGTAGAGAGTGAGGAGAAAGCATGTGCCTGGCTGGAAGAGGGGAGGTACTCCCCACAGGGAAACACACTGTACTCTGGGCTAAGCACAGACGTGCTCTGCACCAGAAAGCTATTCTCTTAGGTCTCTTGGAGAAATGAGTATTGAGTCCTTACTCCTAATTGCTCATTTGAATCACCTAGTTTGAGCTTTAAGTTAGAATGTTCATCCCAGGTCTCTGTCAGAAATCTAAGATCAATATCTCTAGGTCAGTCTGAGCACCACCAACATTGTTTTTCTTGCTTCAGTCATTAACTGCACAACCAGGGTGATTCTCATTTTTAGCTACTTGttaaaatacaataataacttAGCTGTGAGTAAAAGACTGAAGTGGTTATTTTGTATAACATGGAAAGGTCTTCAATTAAACTAAGCAACAGTTACATTCAGGGAGCAGATGTTTCTAATATTATCAAGTGCTAGGTAGTGCAAATTTTGAAAAACTGTAAGTACTCTTGTTTAGCTTTAAGTTACTCAGATAATATAACTTTGaacaaattatttctttctgAAAGGCCTTccaaatttataaagaaatgccAATTCGTGAATTCCCAAACCAAATTAATAGTTTACATACTTTCTACTCTTTCACATctgtcaaatttttttttaaatctcagttaaATGTGATTATATTTGTTGTATCATGGTAAGTGGTAACTTACATTTCCTTACCAATATACAGTACAAAGACATGAGCTAATTTTcaccacacaggaaaaaaaaggaaaagcttacTTGTAATCTTGCTAAACAGAtatatgaatttattttgaaaatgaacctTTTCATAAGATAAATCAATAATAATGACTACACCACTTGAacataaatcatattttatacagttgggaacaaaaacagaaatgatgtAAGCCATTAGTATCAGTTTGTTTTAGGATACAGTTTTGATAACCAGCAGCCTGGGGCAGTACATAAATCATTAGTATTATCTGTCTCTGGGTAACCAACAGCCATTTCTACAAGGGAACTCCAGAAAGGCAGATGTGGCTAAATACACCTTAACTCCCCAAACCCCACCATCTAAGAGGCAGCTGCTCTAAAGCCACTGTAGGAAAGAGTTGTCACCTCTTTCAGCCTTGTGTGGCAAACTATCACCACCTCATATGTGTCTACACTCTGGTCACTATTCAGTAACAGAAGGATCTTATCTACCATCATCACTAAATAGCCCAACAACACTCATCACCACGCATCACCACAGTGTCTGTCGCCCAGGATTAGGCACTGGGGATGCAAGAAGTCTCATCACCGCCAACCTCAATGGCAACAGTACAGAACCCACACAAGAGTTCTTGCTAGAGAAGTACTCCTGCATCTGGAGAAAAATAGTTACATGAGTaacagggaaaacaaaaaattgtCATTAATAGTCGCCCTATGAAAGACCACAAGATGGAGACaatccttaatttattaaaattaagtatAAATGTGATGTGCAGAATGGTTACACTtatataagtgaggtaatgagtacattttttaagtgTCACCcactccctcgttttctccctatttttccctcctgacctccctaggccccaagttgtatagttcatttccaacattacCTTAATTAAGGTTTATCAtccctcttttgttgttgttatctacCTTTCTTCCTTGGTTTTGTGTGTCTCCACCACCCTCcccatgtgtgtgtatgaatttaATTACTATGGTCAATTTGGGCATACAGAAGACATTAAGCATTTGactcattttaaatgtatatttcttGCTTTATctatttccattaaaaaataaatgcagccAGGTGCACTTATtctagctgatcaggaggctgagatctgaagattatgatttGGAGCCAGCTtacacagaaaagtttgtgaggtttgtatctccaattaaccacccaaaagttgaaagtgaagatgtgactcaaggggtagagtgctagcctcgagaaaaaaaaaagctcaaggacagcacctaggccccgagtccaGGCCCTAggacagcatgcacacacacatgcatgtgcgcacataccacacacacatacacagtgcaTTTAGCCCTCACTGCTTTAAATGTGAGAGAAGTGACATTTAGATGTCACTACATATCTGCAATATTTGCTTTGAAAACATCTGGGAAAAGAGTCAAATTAAGTTTCCACTGTGGTGTTCATTTATTTCACCTTGATGGTAGAAGCCTCTAGTGAACTAAGGCTTTTACTGAACTCCCCTGGCCTAGTCAAGCAAGCAGAAATCCCACTTTCAGACAAAGAATAGAAATAACTTCAGGGTGTTATAATAGTTTTAGAGTATCATACTTTTAGGGTCTCCTTTGGGACTTCAAGATTTGCAAAGAACAATCAAACCATTTTGACTGGTCTCTGCTCAAGTCTCTCAGTTAAAATGGATTTGCCCAAACAAGTTCATTGGTACAACCCTTCATATTTTAGTAGATTAACACAGTAAGCAGTTGTTTTTCATCTATACTCTAACTCACACATTCTGCATTCTTGATTGGtatgacttattttattttattgtatcttGGAGTTCCTTCAAATAGCAACTTATGGACTATAGTTTTCTGTCATGCTGAGACTCATCCTCCTATGGAGTACAAGATCCACACCCCATGATCAATAAATGTAGAAAGAACATACAAGATCATGTGTGAAGTGTCTCCAAGGACCAGACCTGTGGGCTCCTTTTAGCCCACAAAGAATAGCAAAGAGAACTCAGAGATATGGTATAGCTTGGGtcaagaagggagagggaaaccTACTAGCAAAAGAATTACCACAGCAGGGCCTGATCTGAACAAAGAAACATCCTGACTTTACAAACATTCGTGAAAAATGCATAGTAGGGCACTCTTTCTTTCATGTAACTTTGGGAAATAAGTTGTACCCTCTAGGATACTGAATATGTGGATTATCAAGGGGTCTCTTTGACCAGAGTTACCTATGGAGTCAGCACCATAAAGACATGCAACTTTAGATGGTGTAAAGACCCTTTCTCTACTGGACTCCCTCAACTCTTCACAGACATCATAGAAAGTATGGTGATGCTTGTTGTACTTCCAAACCCTGCCATGGGAACAGCTTTCTGGGTTCTTGACATATGTATTTTCATCCTTTAATCTTAGTATTTAAAACTACCTTCACAGAAAATCTCTGCCAGTATCCAGTGCACGTAACAAGAATTCCACACACCTGTTTGGTAGAGGAGATTCCATTATACCTGAAACTTTAACAAACTAGGAAAAGcccctcctgggccttgaactgtttattgaaaaatgtttttcttagcAGTGGGCAAATAAGGATTAGGAGTAGAAATGGAGACTAtcagacaggaaatgtactctggGATACGTGACTGAGGATGTGGGTTCTAATAAGAGTTGAATCATGGAGATTCTTACAGATATCTTCTCAGAATCTAAGATGttcaggaaaggaggaagaaagacgCTACTAGAGAATGACTAAAGTGTTCTTTTAACCTAAAGTAAAATAATTCCACACATAATTATACAAGTTTCAGTTTTTTAATTCTCCTACATTGGGAAAAGAAACAATCCAAGAACTCCAACATGTTCAACTTTGTAGGATTATGGGATTAAGCCTGAACAATTAAAGCAAGATCTTCAGCAAGAAGATACTGGCCAGAACTGAGGAGATGGTGGACATCAGTGGGGAGCTTGCATTGGTGATGCCTGGACAGGAGGTATGTACTTTTACACCCCCAAGTACAGTTAGATCCTTCAAGTTACAGGCAGTTTCAGTCGCACAGCCCCTTGCAACAAACATCAAGGAAAACCCTCCACCTTGGTATTCTGCCAAAAGAAAGATCCAGGAGTTAGTCTTTCTCCCATCCTGTTGTTTTCCCGGGGTCACCTTACTTCCTTTGGGAAATAAAATGGTGCTCAGAATGCCTTTGAGGAGCCTGGACTTTAGCATGCCATGAAGAGGCTCTGTTGCCATTTTCTCTCCAGTAAAGGAGAGACCTTAAAGAGGCCCTGATATCTCAAATACAAAACCGAAACTAGGGCCTCATAACGTTTGTTAAAAGAGATGTGATTGACATAGGCAAATCCTCTGGGATTTGGCTAAAACCCATGTGTGATATACCTGTCCTCTTCCTTAGATTTGCTTGGTTGGGGAAACCAATAGAACATATTATAGAGTTCCCTTTCAAGATAAGACTTCTTCCAAAGGCTCTGAGTTTCTCTGGAGAATAATATTGTGAAAACTCTTCAAATGTCTACACTTCCCATGGTCATTTAGGGCAAAAGACTGTATCTTAGCAATGGCTTCAttccttttctgtattttatatgACATCCCATTTTCCCAGTCATCTCAACTCATCTAGACAGAGTTCCCTTCCCAAGCTAGTCTCAGACTACCAACCACGGCCTCTGCTGACAACTAAACTGCAACCAGAGATACCAAGGACCAGAACCACCACACCAAGCTACACCCAGGCTTCGGATCTTCAGGTACCATGAACTAACCATGATCTGTTAAGCTGCTAAGTTTGAACATGACTAATTATACAACAGATGGTTAACCCACCCTATTCTTTAAGAAGATGAACTTCAATGCTTGAAAAAAATACTCATACCTTCACCAGTAACCATTACACACTTTGTCTCTGCCCCTGTGCATTTTAGAGGAGTTGGGACACAAGAATTGTCATTCTCAGTGTAGCAAGCAGGGCATTCGATTCCATTGGTGTCTGAGGACTTCTGAAATACTGAATGAAGAGAGATAAGTTTTCATCATGAGGAATAGGCACAAAAAATTGCTGAGAATCTTACTACTAGCCTCTCCCCAGTATCATGATTCTTTCAAGATTCCTCCAAAAGAATTTACAGCTCTGATGGAGTCATGCATTTGTAGGCAAAAGGACCTCATAAAGAAATTAGGCCATATTGTCCCCTTGCATCAATTACCCTCTCTGACTTGGATGGAGAATGATATCTACATAATGGGAGAAACGATAACCTCTGGTCTAAGAAGATGCTGCTAAAATGTGtgcagggctcacacctgtagccccaGCTACTCCTCCTAAAGAGGCCACAGCCTTAAGATTACTTAAGCCTAGCaatttaagaccagcctggaaaACATAGCAAGACCTatctcaacaaagaaaaaccagTGTGAAGCCAGGACATGAGATTCTAACATCATAGCCATGAGGAACACCTGCTAGGAGGCAGAAGTTTCTAAGAACAAGCCTCTAGGCCTCAAAGGCATCTTCAAAGACCCcggtgcttcacacctgtaatcctagctactcaggaggctgagatctgaggaccttggttcaaagccaccctgggcagaaaagtttataagactctcatctccaattaaccaccaaaaaaaaaaaaaataagaggagctgtggctcaagaggtaaagcactagcctagagcaaaaaaagctcaaggacagtgcccaggccctgagttcaagcacaggaccacacacacacacacacacacacccctataaaacaaaaaaacagtgtgAGAAATTGCATGGATGAAGAAGATGACAACTAGAATGCAAAGTAAATCATTTGgttctttgtgtgtttgtataatggggtttgaactcagggccaggatacTCTCCtctagccttttcactcaaggctgatactctaccacttgtaccatagctctacttccagcttttggggggggtgctaattggagataagaatatcacaggctagcttcaaaccaggctagcttcaaaccatagtcttcagatcttagagactcctaagtagctagaattacaggcatatacttAGTCTACATACTCACCCTTAGAGAAAATCCTGAGAACCAACCCCTACCACCCAGTTGTcagtttcccatgcaagagagaaGCTTATATGCAAGGGACAGTGAAAAGTAGAGGCAAATTAGCAAGCAAAACACCTGGGCCTTTCAGCACTAGAAATGGACTACAGAAAGGCACTtacaagtgagagagagaaagctatGGGATAGACACAGGAGGACTAATGAAGGAAGAGCACAGAGAAGTTGGCACTCACACGGAAAGTCTTTCTGGTTACATTTCTCCCCTTGGCAGCACTGCTGGGTGTACCCAAAAGTCCGCTGATTCCCCAGTGTTGCAGTGAAGGCCAGTGGAACACAGTCAGATGAAGAACAGCCTTTCTGCTTCAATTGTTGGAAATGATTCCCTGCAGAAAACCAAACCCAAAGGAAAATTTTCCTTCTAAGTCAGTGTTCAGAGATTCTATGTCATCAGTGCCCTTGTCTTTAGTTTTCCCTCTTGTCCAGTAGAGTCCTTCTGTGTTGACCTGTTTCATAGAACAAACCAATGGAAGAGGAACTTCTGTTACAAATGGAGTATCCcaggtaaagcatttgcctaggatacaggaggctctgggtttgatcccagccacgcacacacacacacacacaaaaaaaatgttttaaagtaagAGAAGTGTCATTTCCAAATGGCCCCCAAAAGATCAATAGAAGGCTCTTGGTCTGGCACAACCATAAtcatctcttttccctttccctagaGAACCAGCCTGGTGCTACATCCACCACCTCCACCTACCCTACCCACCCAGCCTCTTGCTAGCCAGTGATTACCATAAGGCAGAATATGCTTGCAGAAATGAGAAGCTACATGAAGTTTCAGAACAAAGCAATTCTTTTTCCTCGCcaacatccccccacccccagcctaccaaataccttctccctcttccttgagTGCCATTAGCACAGGCAGAGTGGCTTATGTGGCTCACCTGATATGTTAAATTCTTGCTTGGTGCTGAAGCAGCCATTAGCACTTTCATCACAAGTCTTCAGGTCAGAACTACATgcatcatccccccacccccagcctaccaaataccttctccctcttccttgagTGCCATTAGCACAGGCAGAGTGGCTTATGTGGCTCACCTGATATGTTAAATTCTTGCTTGGTGCTGAAGCAGCCATTAGTACTTTCATCACAAGTCTTCAGGTCAGAACTACATGCATCAAGTAGACAGTCTATACATGTGTAAGTCTCTACAATGGGGACAtaaacattgtttaaaaataattcaggagGAGAACTGGTCAAGTATTGTAGTTGTTTCTAATAAAACATTTCTAGAAAACAGGGTTCCATGAAGCTCTGTCCTTGAGGGACTAGATGGAATCCTGGAGGCTGATTTGGTTGATAGCCCTTCCCTTGGGGTCTTCACTGCCCTCCTCCCAACTTGCCATTTTTGGAAGAAAGATGTTATTTGTTTATTCTCACCTACAGTGCTGAAAACAAACAGGTTGAAGACACAGATGATGAAGAAACTCTTCTGGGTAGGGAACCAGGCCATAGTTACTCCAGTGAGACACTGTGCAAGGAGTTACAAACTGGTCAGAGACAAGGGGCTCTGCTAGATGAAACCAGCAGATTCTAGGATGATGGATGAAGAGATGAGCATGCTATCATAGCTCAGAATATTGTTTATTAAATAGTTAATATTCCAATTACCATCATGAGACAAGGAATAAGTTTAATCAACAGATATGGTTTAGCTCAAGTTCTTTCCCCCAACCTCCACATTTTTATAGGCTCAGATTAGACCAAGGCAAACTTACTGGAGTTATAGGAAAATGGGTAAAAAGAGCACATGCCAAGAGGGAGATGACATAAAATCAAGAAGCACTTAAGCAATTTTGGTAAAGGACCCAGGGTTTTCTTGATTAAAATAAGTATATACAAGGACTCTTTTGACAGAAATACTGCAAAAGGCCAAACACTCATAGTCTTGTGTCTTTACTTAGAGGATAGAAAAAATGTACAACCAGGATTTTCACTGGTATTATTCATAGTTCAAGCACTCCATCAAACCTACTGAGGTAGCCTTCCAAACTCCAGACAGTGTTTTCCTTCAGTTATTCATTTTGCAAGTAAAAATATATCAAGTCCTAGATCTGTGCCAGATGTGGCCCTTTTGGGGAGatacaaaatgaaaatgctaTTTCCATCATCACATTGAGGACAGAACACCTCTCTCTCAAAAGGATTGTCACATATCGGGGATTTTTTTATTATAGGGATAAAGGAGGTATTACAGCCCCAAATCAGACCTCTACAGCTGAGATGAATGGCTTGGTTAAGATGGAGATGTaactttttttaatggtacttgGACTTgtacaaactcagggccttgagcttactTAGCTTGCTTACTCTTTTGGTGCCCAACCATGTCAGGCAAGGTGCCAGgtgggctttttgctgtttttgttgtggtgttgttgttgtttatgggtgatagaaatctcatggactcttctgacTGGCTATTTTTTAACTCGAATCTTCCAGatgtaagcctcctgagtagtttggagtataggtataagctaccagcaccttgcTAGAAATTATTCTCATGGAGAATATTCTGTGTTCTTAGACAAGTTGGCTATCATACTCAGAAGTGAAAAACATCTTAGCTAAGATCATAGATTTATCCATTCCAAAGTCATCCTCCCACAACCCAGGTCCATAACCCAGGTGTCACCACCCCACAATGAAAATGCTCACCGTCAGTATTTCCAATATTCTGAAGGCACTGCGTCTGAGATAGAGAAGGCAAGAGATGAAAGGAAATGTGTTCAAGGAGCAATGAGGGCAGACTCTCCTCTCTAGCCCCTTTCTCTTACTTTTATAGGACCAGCAGTCACATGGCCCTGCTGGATAaggatctgcatttctttttata
This window contains:
- the LOC125359782 gene encoding protein RoBo-1-like; amino-acid sequence: GDDACSSDLKTCDESANGCFSTKQEFNISGNHFQQLKQKGCSSSDCVPLAFTATLGNQRTFGYTQQCCQGEKCNQKDFPLFQKSSDTNGIECPACYTENDNSCVPTPLKCTGAETKCVMVTGEEYQGGGFSLMFVARGCATETACNLKDLTVLGGVKVHTSCPGITNASSPLMSTISSVLASIFLLKILL